The following coding sequences lie in one Caretta caretta isolate rCarCar2 chromosome 28, rCarCar1.hap1, whole genome shotgun sequence genomic window:
- the LOC142070274 gene encoding uncharacterized protein LOC142070274, giving the protein MVSENEEEPQQEDAERVEAHGMLSGRSKGNDSGSCARPEKTKACESQQRPEENFGSQSDLITRERMNLEGTRYTCLECGKSFKGSSDLLRHQRIHTGEKPYACCVCGKSFRQSSHLIAHKRIHIDEKPYGCPECGKHFKQSSYLITHRKIHTGEKPYGCPECGKHFKQSSHLITHRKIHTGEKPYGCPECGKHFKQSSHLITHRKIHTGEKPYGCPECGKHFIDSSSLLSHQRIHTGERPYTCSECGKSFNQSSTLITHQRTHTGETPYMCSECGKSFNRSSVLTTHRRIHTGEKPYGCSECGKRFNRSSYLIIHRRIHTGEKPYGCRECGKHFHQSSALTTHQRIHTGERPYTCSECGRSFNQRSTLIRHQKIHMGVICNKCLD; this is encoded by the coding sequence atggtgagtgaaaatgaggaggaaccccagcaggaagatgctgagcgagtagaagcccatgggatgttgtcaggaaggtccaaagggaatgattctgggagctgtgcacgcccagaaaaaacaaaagcctgtgagagtcagcagaggccagaggaaaacttcggtagccagtcagaccttattacacgtgagagaatgaacttggaaggaacacgctacacatgcctcgagtgtgggaaaagcttcaaagggagctcggaccttctcagacatcagagaatccacacgggtgagaaaccttacgcatgctgtgtgtgtgggaaatccTTCAGGCAGAGCTCGCATCTCAttgcacataagagaatccacatagatgagaaaccttatggctgccctgagtgtgggaaacacttcaagcagagctcataccttattacacatcggaaaatccacacgggtgagaaaccttacggatgccctgagtgtgggaaacacttcaagcagagctcacaccttattacacatcggaaaatccacacgggtgagaaaccttatggatgccctgagtgtgggaaacacttcaagcagagctcacacctaattacacatcggaaaatccacacaggtgagaaaccttatggatgccctgagtgtgggaagcacttcattgacagttcatccctcctctcacatcagcgaatccacacaggggagaggccctacacatgctctgagtgcgggaaaagcttcaatcagagctctaccctaatcacacatcagagaacgcacacaggagagaccccctacatgtgctctgagtgcgggaaaagctttaatcggagctctgtactgaccacacatagaagaatccacacaggtgagaagccttatggatgctctgagtgtgggaaacgcttcaatCGGAGCTCATACCTTATCatacatcggcgaatccatacgggtgagaaaccttatggatgccgtgagtgtggcaaacacttccatcaaagctcagcccttaccacacatcagcgaatccacacaggagagaggccctacacgtgctctgagtgtgggagaagcttcaatcagcgctcaacccttattagacatcagaaaatccacatgggagtgatctgtaacaaatgccttgactag